The following are encoded together in the Streptomyces rapamycinicus NRRL 5491 genome:
- a CDS encoding ATP-binding protein translates to MIVTPVGHGAHWTWDRGGEQPARWADRDRELDTLADLARRTAAGHPGLVVVQGPAGIGRSALLHTLAADARRLGLRVLHTRADADRCTLPLGTVRALWGSMAADAPPDPAAPPRQPVPGDAARAPAGIPHGVLTGWHEAVRATAARGPLLIAIDDVHEADPVSLRCLAYTARRLAGLPVLLALSRRDGSAWTPLDEAMMTQPLCRVVRPRPLTAPGIGRVARRLTGAETETRFQVDCLAATGGNPLLVTGLVTALRERGVPLTGAGLDAAGDHDLPAFRECVVRLLRRQPPPAVRAAEAVAVLGDAADRDTCAQLAQVDATTFVRALSVLDSLGLAQASSRTDGRSLAHPAVRNAVLADMPAEQRAGLHGRAARLLHDGGAPASDTAEHLLRSRVTADQPWARAVLREAARKATLEGAVARAVELLRRCVPDDAADACDPDLVAELGIAESTVDTAAGIRHLTAVLDRVSRPGLRFASLSTLIGGLARTGQVDRAVTLLARHRSAVAGTAAGTASARLLEADMLMAATDNLDAYTELLDTESFHMDLPGDTPEARALLAWRAFISVCRMDDVPQALTAAGTVIRLGGPTTDSTATLAAAASVLLYGDRPHEADRAYRQLMHGTDAVRSQAYPTLLGLGAAADERLGALDEALRTTAEALRKTRIARATRYEALPLAVRLHTFLDQGDLAAAMALAAEMPDPRADDEWHWNELLCARGRLHLAQGEPRAALRDLTECGHRQRAWHRTNPAVSFWWYWAGQAHLAVGDRTAAVELGEWAVGLARPAGLPCALGTGLELLAEAADERDRLALLDEAESVLAPTRAALLLAGVRVLRGRALQRAGHTQAARTVLGKGWRETHALGARALHAAAHQALLATGARPRRAISGRSGALTRSEAQVARLAADGWSNTRIADALFVTRRTVEAHLTSVYRKLSLSSGRRELRRGLEPGTGAGVAELPHPQ, encoded by the coding sequence GTGATCGTCACTCCGGTCGGGCACGGCGCGCACTGGACGTGGGACCGGGGCGGGGAGCAGCCCGCGCGATGGGCGGACCGAGACCGCGAACTCGACACGCTCGCCGACCTTGCCCGGCGGACCGCGGCGGGCCACCCTGGCCTCGTCGTCGTACAGGGGCCGGCCGGCATCGGCAGGTCGGCGCTGCTCCACACCCTCGCCGCGGACGCGCGCCGGCTCGGGCTGCGGGTTCTGCACACGCGGGCCGACGCGGACCGGTGCACCCTGCCGCTGGGCACCGTGAGGGCCCTGTGGGGGTCCATGGCCGCCGACGCACCCCCGGACCCCGCCGCGCCGCCGCGGCAGCCGGTGCCCGGCGACGCTGCCCGCGCCCCGGCCGGGATCCCCCACGGGGTTCTGACCGGATGGCATGAGGCTGTGCGCGCCACCGCGGCGCGAGGGCCCCTCCTGATCGCGATCGACGACGTCCACGAGGCCGACCCGGTGTCGCTGCGTTGCCTTGCGTACACCGCGCGCAGGCTGGCCGGGCTGCCGGTCCTGCTGGCGCTGAGCCGGCGCGACGGCAGCGCGTGGACCCCGCTGGACGAGGCGATGATGACCCAGCCGCTGTGCCGCGTCGTCCGGCCACGGCCGCTCACCGCCCCGGGCATCGGCCGGGTCGCCCGGCGACTCACCGGCGCCGAGACCGAGACGCGGTTCCAGGTGGACTGCCTGGCGGCCACCGGTGGAAACCCCCTTCTGGTGACCGGGCTGGTCACCGCGCTGCGGGAGCGCGGCGTGCCGCTGACCGGCGCGGGACTCGACGCGGCGGGCGATCACGACCTACCTGCCTTCCGGGAGTGCGTCGTACGGCTGCTGCGCCGTCAGCCACCACCGGCCGTGCGGGCCGCCGAGGCCGTGGCCGTACTCGGCGACGCGGCGGACCGCGATACCTGCGCGCAACTGGCCCAGGTCGACGCCACCACCTTCGTCCGTGCCCTGTCCGTCCTGGACTCCCTCGGGCTGGCGCAGGCGTCCTCCCGTACGGACGGCCGGTCCCTCGCGCACCCAGCCGTACGGAACGCGGTCCTGGCCGACATGCCGGCCGAGCAACGTGCCGGGCTGCACGGTCGGGCGGCCCGGTTGCTGCACGACGGTGGGGCACCCGCCTCGGACACCGCAGAGCATCTGCTGCGGTCCCGGGTGACGGCGGATCAGCCGTGGGCGCGGGCCGTACTGCGCGAGGCGGCGCGCAAGGCGACACTCGAGGGCGCGGTGGCACGCGCGGTGGAACTGCTGCGCCGCTGCGTGCCGGACGACGCGGCGGACGCCTGTGACCCGGACCTGGTGGCGGAACTGGGCATCGCCGAAAGCACGGTGGACACGGCGGCCGGTATCCGGCACCTGACGGCGGTCCTGGACCGCGTCTCCCGCCCCGGCCTGCGGTTCGCCTCGCTCAGCACGCTCATCGGCGGATTGGCGCGTACGGGCCAGGTGGACCGCGCCGTCACGCTCCTTGCCCGGCACCGCTCCGCCGTGGCCGGTACTGCCGCCGGGACCGCGAGCGCGAGGCTCCTGGAGGCGGACATGCTGATGGCGGCCACCGACAACCTCGACGCGTACACCGAACTCCTCGACACGGAGTCGTTCCACATGGACCTGCCGGGCGACACCCCGGAGGCACGCGCCCTTCTCGCGTGGCGCGCGTTCATCTCGGTGTGCCGCATGGATGATGTGCCGCAGGCACTCACCGCGGCGGGCACGGTGATCAGGCTGGGCGGGCCGACCACCGACTCGACCGCCACCCTGGCCGCGGCCGCCTCGGTGCTTCTGTACGGAGACCGCCCGCACGAGGCGGACCGTGCGTACCGGCAGCTGATGCACGGCACCGACGCCGTGCGGAGCCAGGCCTACCCCACGCTGCTGGGGCTCGGCGCGGCGGCCGACGAGCGGCTCGGGGCTCTCGACGAGGCGCTGCGGACCACGGCCGAGGCGCTGCGGAAGACCCGGATCGCGCGGGCCACCCGGTATGAGGCGCTGCCCCTGGCGGTGCGGCTGCACACATTCCTCGACCAGGGCGATCTCGCGGCCGCCATGGCCCTGGCCGCCGAAATGCCCGACCCCCGGGCCGACGACGAGTGGCACTGGAACGAACTGCTGTGCGCCCGTGGGCGCCTGCACCTGGCCCAGGGCGAACCACGGGCCGCCCTGCGGGACTTGACGGAGTGCGGACACCGGCAGCGGGCGTGGCACCGTACGAATCCGGCCGTCTCCTTCTGGTGGTACTGGGCCGGACAGGCCCACTTGGCGGTGGGCGACCGCACGGCGGCGGTCGAGCTGGGCGAATGGGCCGTGGGCCTGGCACGCCCGGCGGGGCTCCCCTGCGCGCTGGGGACTGGACTCGAACTGCTGGCCGAGGCCGCCGACGAGCGGGACCGGCTGGCCCTGCTCGACGAGGCGGAATCGGTGCTGGCGCCAACCCGTGCGGCGCTGCTGCTGGCCGGGGTGCGGGTGCTCCGGGGCCGGGCGCTGCAACGCGCCGGGCACACTCAGGCGGCCCGGACGGTTCTGGGCAAGGGCTGGCGGGAGACCCACGCACTCGGCGCCCGCGCGCTCCACGCCGCCGCCCACCAGGCGCTGCTGGCGACCGGGGCCCGGCCCCGGCGCGCCATCTCGGGCAGGTCGGGCGCGCTCACCCGAAGTGAGGCCCAGGTCGCGCGGCTGGCGGCCGACGGCTGGTCGAATACGCGGATCGCGGACGCCCTCTTCGTCACGCGCCGGACAGTGGAGGCGCACCTGACCTCGGTGTACCGCAAGCTCAGTCTGTCGTCCGGACGCCGGGAGCTGCGCCGCGGGCTGGAGCCGGGCACGGGCGCGGGAGTCGCCGAGCTGCCTCACCCGCAGTGA
- a CDS encoding ATP-binding protein, whose translation MSASPTATCDMCGRPVRPHRQSSTSPPRARYCSNACRQRSYRMRQKSGGMDTALTETPLTQMSSFIGRTDELIDLARTLREARLLTLTGPAGIGKTRLALELAGQEARGRRHEVAVVRLSQLTEQEEIRQRILTTLDAMPDGADGAEKDRLLLLDDCEHVLDTCGTLLTGLLPRHPRLRVLVTSREPLRLPGESVFPVIELALPDLDSGTELTACLRSDAVTLFMDRARAVAPDFQLTEANAADVGEICVRLDGVPLPIEMAARLMRVFPPAEVRARMDDSLALLTNGWRLADGRHRSLRASLEWGYDLLSAAERALLRRLSVLPGGFGPDAAAALAADIPEAVSAMPEILIGLEAKSVITPLPGADGPARFRLLESMRHYGHEMLVAQGEDTAAYERLTAWLTTASLPLREDAVAPAGTLGMLEKEHANLIHALRRLGSGDDERQLLLAAALTAAEVVGGRQSGAAGHIAHALDRTAPTSVYRGVALEAAAALARREGEDAAAARRADEAVALERERGRSTARLGRLLLLRGMIRQQADEREASRADLAEALKIGLRLGHNMLTALCLGEIARQQLENGELGSAEQTIHRVLPALRRHAVPFRLRSVLVTAGALALEKDDLTSAEAYFAEALRARPAHRSDTAAAIEGLALVATRARRFDRGLRLLGAAERIRDDAGRGTEWWRRRVHEARETALRAIPPARAEAWLDSAQGLPEQQAISLALGDDGPEAPHKRPAHPLSRRERDVAELVMEGLTNRQIAARMHVSVRTVETHIRHIRTTLGLRSRAHIAAWVAQRQPKPPARLTPPTGRRTPQVRSVVHGGHVVGGPNPLQLKDT comes from the coding sequence ATGTCCGCTTCCCCGACGGCTACCTGCGACATGTGCGGCCGGCCGGTGCGCCCGCACCGGCAGTCCAGTACCTCGCCGCCGCGGGCCCGCTACTGCTCCAACGCCTGCCGACAGCGCTCCTACCGCATGCGGCAGAAGTCCGGCGGCATGGACACCGCGCTGACCGAAACACCGTTGACACAGATGAGCAGCTTCATCGGACGCACGGACGAACTCATCGACCTGGCCCGTACATTGCGCGAGGCGCGACTGCTGACACTGACCGGCCCAGCGGGCATCGGCAAGACGCGGCTGGCCCTGGAACTGGCCGGCCAGGAGGCTCGCGGCCGACGCCACGAAGTGGCGGTGGTGAGGCTGAGTCAGCTCACCGAGCAGGAGGAGATACGGCAGCGGATCCTCACCACGCTCGACGCGATGCCCGACGGCGCGGATGGGGCGGAGAAGGACCGGCTGCTCCTCCTCGACGACTGCGAACACGTCCTGGACACCTGCGGCACGCTGCTGACCGGTCTACTGCCGCGCCACCCCCGACTGCGGGTCCTGGTCACCAGCCGCGAACCCCTGCGGCTCCCGGGCGAATCGGTCTTCCCGGTGATCGAACTGGCGTTGCCGGACCTGGACTCCGGCACCGAGCTCACCGCATGCCTCCGTTCCGACGCGGTCACCCTGTTCATGGACCGGGCCCGCGCCGTCGCTCCCGACTTCCAGCTCACCGAGGCCAACGCGGCGGACGTGGGCGAGATCTGCGTACGGCTGGACGGGGTACCACTGCCCATCGAGATGGCCGCCCGGCTGATGCGCGTGTTCCCGCCCGCCGAGGTCCGGGCCCGGATGGACGACAGTCTCGCGCTGCTGACGAACGGATGGCGGCTCGCCGACGGCAGGCACCGGAGCCTGCGCGCCTCCCTGGAATGGGGGTACGACCTGCTGAGCGCGGCGGAACGCGCACTGCTGCGCAGGCTGTCGGTGCTCCCGGGTGGTTTCGGGCCGGATGCCGCCGCCGCGCTCGCTGCCGACATCCCCGAGGCAGTGTCGGCGATGCCCGAGATCCTCATCGGTCTGGAGGCGAAGTCCGTCATCACACCGCTCCCCGGCGCGGACGGTCCGGCCCGCTTCCGGCTCCTGGAGTCCATGCGACACTACGGGCATGAGATGCTCGTCGCCCAGGGCGAGGACACAGCGGCATACGAGCGGCTGACCGCCTGGCTGACGACGGCGTCCCTGCCGCTGCGCGAGGATGCCGTCGCGCCGGCCGGGACACTCGGCATGCTGGAAAAGGAACACGCCAACCTCATACACGCCCTGCGCAGACTCGGCTCGGGAGACGATGAACGCCAATTGCTGCTGGCCGCGGCGCTGACAGCGGCGGAGGTCGTCGGCGGGCGGCAATCCGGTGCCGCCGGACACATAGCGCACGCCCTGGACCGCACCGCGCCGACCTCCGTCTACCGCGGCGTCGCCCTGGAGGCGGCGGCCGCGCTGGCGCGCCGGGAGGGCGAAGACGCCGCCGCCGCCCGGCGGGCCGACGAGGCGGTGGCGCTGGAGCGCGAGCGCGGCCGCAGCACGGCCCGGCTGGGCCGCCTGCTCCTACTGCGCGGCATGATCCGGCAACAGGCGGACGAGCGAGAGGCGTCCCGCGCCGACCTGGCGGAGGCGCTGAAAATCGGCCTGCGGCTGGGACACAACATGCTGACCGCGCTCTGTCTGGGCGAAATCGCCCGGCAGCAGCTGGAGAACGGCGAACTCGGCAGCGCTGAGCAGACGATCCACCGCGTCCTGCCCGCGCTGCGCCGCCACGCGGTACCCTTCCGACTGCGCTCGGTGCTGGTCACGGCCGGTGCGCTGGCGCTGGAGAAGGACGATCTGACATCGGCGGAGGCATACTTCGCCGAGGCTCTGCGGGCACGCCCGGCCCATCGGAGCGATACTGCCGCGGCGATCGAGGGGCTGGCCCTGGTCGCTACCCGGGCCCGCCGGTTCGACCGGGGGCTGCGGCTGCTGGGTGCGGCGGAGCGAATCCGCGACGACGCCGGGCGGGGCACCGAGTGGTGGCGCCGGCGCGTGCACGAGGCGCGAGAGACGGCGCTCCGGGCCATCCCGCCCGCCCGCGCGGAAGCCTGGCTCGATTCGGCCCAGGGTCTGCCGGAACAGCAGGCGATCTCGCTCGCGCTCGGCGACGACGGACCCGAAGCACCCCACAAGCGCCCCGCCCATCCGTTGAGCAGGCGGGAACGGGACGTGGCCGAGCTGGTCATGGAGGGGCTCACCAACCGTCAGATCGCGGCTCGGATGCATGTGTCGGTACGGACCGTCGAAACCCACATCCGGCACATCCGTACCACGCTGGGGCTACGGTCCCGGGCGCACATCGCGGCGTGGGTGGCGCAGCGGCAGCCCAAGCCTCCGGCCCGCCTCACCCCACCCACGGGGCGGCGAACTCCTCAGGTACGCAGCGTGGTCCACGGTGGCCACGTCGTGGGCGGGCCCAACCCCCTCCAGCTCAAAGACACCTGA
- the dpgA gene encoding 3,5-dihydroxyphenylacetyl-CoA synthase DpgA: MRAIREAPGIVGVGAAVPPDSYTQREILDTFGVTDPRIRSIFLNGAIERRNLSLPPLGPDGKPITETQGDLLRKHTASGLRMGREAVERCLKDVGASLADVRYLCCVTSTGLLTPGFSALLIKDLGVERSCQRLDVVGMGCNAGLNALNAVSGWAAGHPGELAVMVCVEVCSAAYVFDGTLRSSVVNSLFGDGAAAVAVRVPGRTSGERSPAPTLLRFASHIIPEAVDAMRYDWDDAHGKFSFYLDPEVPYVVGANAETAVERLLTGTGVRTSDVTHWVVHSGGKKVIDSVRVNLGLSRHDVRHTLGVLRDHGNLSSGSFLFSYERLRDEKAALPGDIGVLMTMGPGSTIETALVGW; this comes from the coding sequence ATGCGAGCAATCCGAGAGGCGCCCGGCATCGTCGGCGTAGGTGCCGCGGTGCCGCCGGACTCCTACACGCAGCGGGAAATCCTCGATACCTTCGGCGTCACCGACCCCCGAATCCGCTCGATCTTCCTCAACGGAGCGATCGAGCGGCGCAACCTCAGCCTGCCGCCCCTCGGCCCCGACGGGAAGCCCATTACCGAGACACAGGGCGACCTGCTGCGCAAACACACGGCGAGCGGGCTGCGCATGGGGCGCGAGGCCGTCGAGCGCTGTCTGAAGGACGTCGGCGCATCCCTCGCCGACGTCCGCTACCTGTGCTGTGTCACCTCCACCGGACTTCTCACGCCGGGCTTCTCCGCGCTGCTCATCAAGGACCTGGGCGTCGAGCGGTCCTGCCAACGCCTGGATGTGGTCGGCATGGGCTGCAACGCCGGCCTCAACGCCCTGAACGCCGTGTCCGGTTGGGCCGCCGGCCATCCCGGCGAACTGGCGGTGATGGTGTGCGTCGAGGTGTGCTCCGCCGCGTATGTCTTCGACGGGACCCTGCGCTCGTCCGTGGTCAACAGCCTGTTCGGCGACGGGGCGGCGGCCGTTGCCGTCCGCGTCCCGGGGCGGACTTCCGGGGAGCGGTCGCCTGCGCCGACGCTGCTGCGGTTCGCCAGCCACATCATCCCCGAAGCCGTCGACGCCATGCGCTACGACTGGGACGACGCGCACGGCAAGTTCAGTTTCTACCTCGACCCCGAAGTTCCCTATGTTGTCGGGGCCAACGCCGAAACCGCCGTAGAACGCCTTCTGACCGGTACCGGGGTACGCACGAGCGACGTCACCCACTGGGTGGTGCACTCCGGCGGCAAGAAGGTCATCGACTCGGTCCGGGTGAACCTCGGACTGTCCCGGCACGACGTGCGGCACACCCTCGGAGTCCTGCGGGACCACGGCAACCTCTCCAGCGGCTCGTTCCTGTTCTCCTACGAGCGGCTGCGTGACGAGAAGGCGGCTCTCCCCGGCGACATCGGAGTGCTGATGACCATGGGACCGGGATCGACCATCGAAACGGCTCTGGTGGGCTGGTGA
- a CDS encoding TetR/AcrR family transcriptional regulator, with the protein MMTRAAQPSARTFTQDARRAQIVQATIETLADIGYSKASFSAICRRARLSSTGMISYYFSGKPELFREVGQTILTEAGTAIEASVDAEMTYRGKLGAYIASQVTIVIRRPLYAQALAEIVAMAQTRQIAGLDDIARSALSIECLVNLLEQGCRAGEFHTFDSRLMALAIRGAIDSVVRHHHLGDGEVDLERCARQLVDLFDRCTTSVNSPAEGQ; encoded by the coding sequence ATGATGACCAGGGCCGCCCAGCCGAGCGCTCGAACATTCACTCAGGACGCACGCAGAGCGCAAATAGTTCAGGCAACCATCGAGACACTGGCCGATATTGGTTATTCAAAGGCCTCATTCAGTGCGATATGTCGACGGGCCAGGCTCAGCAGTACCGGAATGATCTCCTACTATTTCTCGGGGAAGCCCGAACTCTTTCGGGAGGTCGGCCAGACCATCCTGACGGAGGCCGGAACGGCCATAGAGGCCAGCGTCGACGCTGAGATGACATACCGGGGGAAGCTCGGTGCCTATATTGCCTCTCAGGTGACCATCGTCATCCGCCGACCGCTGTACGCCCAGGCACTGGCAGAGATCGTCGCCATGGCCCAGACGCGGCAGATAGCCGGCCTGGACGACATCGCCCGCAGCGCCCTGTCCATCGAGTGTCTGGTCAACCTGCTGGAGCAGGGGTGCAGAGCGGGCGAGTTCCACACTTTCGACTCCCGTCTGATGGCCCTCGCCATCCGCGGCGCCATCGACAGCGTCGTCCGTCATCACCATCTCGGCGACGGCGAGGTCGACCTGGAGCGGTGCGCACGACAGTTGGTGGACCTTTTCGACCGCTGTACCACATCGGTCAACAGCCCGGCCGAGGGCCAGTAG